In a single window of the Anaerocolumna cellulosilytica genome:
- a CDS encoding transposase: MQINKNTNDNYTVRQLKLPLEIEKLINISDPVYTFCEVMDHIDLSKYFVEKGYRTGRPRCDEQKLLKVILFAFMEHGISSLREIEKLCRNDIRYLYLLDEMKAPSFATFGNLIRNELTDSIEQIFIDLNSYIFEKEHVDLEHTYIDGTKMEANANRYTWVWKKSCTKNRGKVYEKISTLIDAMNQEVLGYFGVKLDKRDEYAVEYVSELLEMYKNATNLVESTFVSGCGHRKSLPQKQYQELEGYLERLKTYAHHIEVCGDERNSYSKTDHDATFMRIKRDYMGNDQLLPAYNLQTAVCDEYIAVVDVKPYASDMECFVPLMEKFNEIYGHYPKYPVADAGYGSYNNYLYCEEHGMEKYMKFTMFKKETSDKKYHENPYRAVNFKRDENGNLICPNGKTFHFKSKQHVYKNKYSRTEEIYECKSCEGCQFKNDCCPKASKNRTIRMNQELTSIHQEVMTNLESIHGALLRMNRSIQAEGTFGILKWNKSYKRLFRRGEKNAILELTLISCGFNLYKYHNKKQRNKLAA, translated from the coding sequence ATGCAAATAAATAAAAACACCAATGATAATTATACAGTACGTCAGCTGAAATTACCATTGGAAATCGAAAAATTAATTAATATATCTGATCCAGTATACACGTTCTGTGAGGTGATGGATCACATCGACCTATCAAAATATTTTGTAGAGAAAGGCTACAGAACAGGTCGTCCAAGATGTGATGAACAGAAACTCCTTAAAGTGATACTCTTTGCCTTCATGGAGCACGGAATTAGTTCTCTGCGTGAAATAGAAAAACTCTGTAGGAATGATATACGATACCTGTATCTTCTTGATGAGATGAAGGCTCCTTCTTTTGCGACCTTTGGCAATCTTATACGCAATGAACTAACAGATTCCATAGAACAGATTTTTATTGACTTAAACAGTTACATTTTTGAAAAGGAGCATGTGGACCTGGAGCATACTTACATAGATGGAACAAAAATGGAAGCGAATGCCAACCGATATACCTGGGTATGGAAAAAGTCTTGTACAAAAAACCGAGGAAAGGTTTATGAAAAGATATCCACGCTAATTGATGCAATGAACCAGGAAGTATTAGGATATTTCGGTGTAAAACTTGATAAGAGAGATGAGTATGCTGTCGAATATGTATCTGAACTCTTGGAAATGTACAAGAATGCAACAAATCTGGTGGAATCCACGTTTGTATCTGGTTGTGGTCATAGAAAAAGCCTTCCGCAAAAACAATATCAGGAATTAGAGGGGTATCTAGAACGATTAAAGACATATGCACATCATATAGAAGTTTGTGGCGATGAAAGAAACAGTTATTCCAAAACCGATCACGATGCCACTTTTATGCGCATAAAACGGGATTATATGGGGAATGATCAGCTTCTCCCAGCGTACAATCTACAGACCGCTGTCTGTGATGAATATATAGCGGTAGTTGATGTAAAACCATATGCATCAGATATGGAATGCTTTGTTCCTTTGATGGAAAAATTCAATGAAATCTATGGTCATTATCCAAAGTATCCAGTTGCAGATGCAGGCTATGGTTCCTATAATAACTATCTTTACTGTGAAGAGCATGGGATGGAAAAATATATGAAATTTACCATGTTCAAAAAAGAAACATCCGATAAGAAGTATCATGAAAATCCATATCGCGCAGTCAACTTTAAAAGAGACGAGAATGGAAATTTAATATGCCCAAATGGAAAGACTTTTCACTTTAAAAGCAAACAACATGTCTATAAAAACAAATACAGCAGAACCGAAGAAATCTATGAATGCAAATCATGTGAAGGCTGCCAGTTTAAAAACGATTGTTGTCCTAAGGCAAGCAAAAATAGAACTATTCGAATGAATCAGGAATTAACATCAATACATCAAGAGGTAATGACAAATCTTGAATCAATACATGGCGCACTGTTGAGAATGAATCGTAGTATTCAAGCGGAAGGAACCTTTGGTATTTTAAAATGGAATAAATCCTACAAAAGATTATTTCGAAGAGGTGAGAAAAACGCAATTCTTGAACTCACACTGA